A genomic window from Vigna radiata var. radiata cultivar VC1973A chromosome 2, Vradiata_ver6, whole genome shotgun sequence includes:
- the LOC106753839 gene encoding tropinone reductase-like, which yields MVLSSLQFKLTERSCDYKYRKRIQIHPANSSYYIISFIEERKNMGETNSGSKSSKWSLEGMTALVTGGSKGIGYAIVEELAQLGATVHTCSRNEAELNESLKEWTTKGYRVTGSVCDVASRIDREELIARVSSQFNGKLNILVNNVGASILKQTLDFTAEDFAFLINTNLESCFHLSQLAHPLLKASEAASIIFISSASSLIATNLVSVIYSATKVAMNQVTKNLACEWAKDNIRTNCVAPGPIRTPLGDKYFKEERIRNAVISQTPLGRIGEAEEVSSLVAFLCSPAASYITGQIICVDGGYAVKGFQI from the exons ATGGTGTTAAGCAGCCTTCAATTTAAGCTTACAGAACGAAGTTGTGATTATAAATACAGAAAACGCATTCAGATTCATCCAGCAAATTCATCATATTATATCATATCCTTcattgaagagagaaaaaacatgGGTGAGACAAACAGTGGAAGCAAAAGCAGCAAGTGGAGTTTGGAGGGAATGACAGCACTGGTCACAGGTGGATCCAAAGGAATCGG gtATGCTATCGTGGAGGAGTTGGCACAGCTTGGGGCCACTGTACACACTTGTTCTCGGAACGAAGCTGAACTCAATGAATCCTTGAAGGAATGGACTACAAAAGGATACAGAGTAACCGGTTCGGTCTGTGACGTGGCCTCTCGTATAGACAGAGAAGAGCTGATAGCTAGAGTCTCCTCTCAGTTCAATGGAAAACTCAATATCCTT GTAAACAATGTGGGAGCAAGCATACTCAAACAGACCCTGGATTTTACAGCGGAAGATTTCGCATTTCTGATAAATACAAATCTTGAATCTTGTTTCCACTTAAGCCAGCTTGCACATCCTCTCCTAAAAGCTTCAGAAGCTGCAAGTATCATTTTCATATCCTCCGCTTCTAGTTTAATAGCTACAAATTTAGTGTCTGTTATTTATAGTGCAACAAAAG TTGCAATGAACCAAGTGACAAAAAATCTTGCATGTGAATGGGCCAAAGACAACATAAGGACCAATTGTGTTGCACCAGGGCCAATCAGAACGCCTCTCGGGGATAAG TACTTTAAAGAGGAAAGAATTAGGAATGCAGTAATTTCTCAAACCCCTCTGGGACGTATTGGAGAGGCAGAGGAGGTGTCTTCGTTGGTGGCATTTCTGTGCTCGCCTGCAGCCTCTTACATCACAGGACAGATCATTTGTGTTGATGGCGGCTACGCTGTTAAGGGCTTCCAAATCTAG
- the LOC106753854 gene encoding tropinone reductase homolog At2g29260, chloroplastic — protein MHLNSLINPTSYLPLPSNRTTTSFIFNHGRKISKSNCIRSQSTQQRWTLQGMTALVTGGTRGIGRAIVEELTGFGARVHTCARNEHELTECLKKWNDSSFEVTGSVCDVSVPKQREALMESVSSLFHGKLNILINNVGTNIRKPVTDFTSAEFSTLIDTNLGSVFHICQLAYPLLKASGMGSVVFVSSVSGFVSLKSMSVQGATKGAINQLTRNLACEWAKDNIRSNAVAPWYIRTSMVEQVLSNKDYLEEVYSRTPLRRLGDPAEVSSIVAFLCLPASSYITGQIICIDGGMSVNGFYPTTQF, from the exons ATGCATCTGAATTCCCTCATAAATCCAACTTCTTACCTTCCATTACCGTCAAACCGCACTACCACctctttcattttcaatcacggaagaaaaatatcaaagtcCAATTGCATTCGAAGCCAGTCCACACAGCAAAGGTGGACTCTTCAGGGGATGACAGCTCTCGTCACTGGTGGAACTCGCGGAATTGG GCGGGCCATTGTGGAGGAATTGACGGGGTTTGGAGCCAGAGTTCATACCTGTGCCAGGAACGAACACGAGCTCACTGAATGCCTGAAGAAATGGAACGATTCGAGCTTTGAGGTCACTGGCTCAGTTTGTGATGTCTCAGTTCCAAAGCAGAGGGAGGCGCTCATGGAGTCTGTTTCCTCTCTTTTCCACGGGAAACTCAACATCCTT ATAAACAATGTAGGGACAAACATTCGGAAACCGGTGACAGACTTCACAAGTGCAGAGTTTTCCACTCTTATTGATACCAATTTGGGATCTGTCTTTCACATATGTCAACTTGCATATCCACTTTTGAAAGCATCGGGAATGGGAAGTGTTGTGTTTGTCTCTTCTGTTTCTGGTTTTGTCTCACTGAAGTCAATGTCTGTTCAAGGAGCAACAAAAG GGGCAATTAATCAACTCACAAGAAATCTAGCTTGTGAGTGGGCAAAAGACAATATAAGGAGTAATGCAGTGGCACCTTGGTACATCAGAACTTCAATGGTAGAACAG GTGCTCAGCAACAAAGACTATCTGGAAGAAGTTTACTCAAGAACTCCTCTTAGGCGCCTAGGAGATCCAGCAGAAGTCTCTTCTATTGTTGCGTTTCTTTGCCTACCAGCATCATCATACATCACTGGCCAGATTATTTGTATTGATGGAGGAATGTCCGTGAATGGTTTCTACCCAACAACGCAGTTCTAA